Part of the Mauremys mutica isolate MM-2020 ecotype Southern chromosome 1, ASM2049712v1, whole genome shotgun sequence genome is shown below.
ttctatttaagcctaaattgattgtatctagtttgcaaatgtGGACTAACGAGTAAGGCTCAGGTGAGAAACAACCTGCTTGATGGGATTTTCTCAAGCCACTGGGCTCACTCATGTAAACTGGCATCTAATCCCATCAAGTAGGTTGTTTCTCACCCTCTGCTCTCACGTGAGCATTACTCATTAGTCCACATACCTTGGATGCATCATGAACATCAAGAACATATCCAAATCGTTCACAATAAAGATTGGGTAATTAAGAACTACAACTACAGACCACACCTCCCTGTATCAAAGCCATTAGGAAGGTGTTGCTGAAACCCTTTAAAACCACTTGAGCATCAAGCCCAAACAAGTGAGTTGGCAACTTTTTCTTCTCTGGGACAGTTAAATCTGGAAGTGAACGGGTAAATCTTGAATTGAATTAATTCTGTTTAGTTCCCATCAAAACCATTTTTAAACCTAAAAGAAAGAATTGTAGGATAGTACCCTACTGCATCACAGACACTTTCCCAAAAGGTAGAGTAAGGTGGATTATGCAAATAATTGTCTGAATGGTCATTCTGACTTTAATTAATTTGGCTCACTCATGTTCTTGTGGTGTTCACTTTTCATGAACAGCTGAGGCCAAAAATGTTGATGGAAAATGAATTTTAAAGCCATGTGTGCAAGCATTGCtggaaatcaaattatacattttcAGTAGAGGTGCTTGCACATTCATTCACCGGAATAGGAAAAATACCATGAGACCTAACTGATCAATCACAACTAGGCAACAGGGCTCAAATTTGGAATATTACCTCTCAATCCAGAGTAAAACGTTCAAAAAGATAAAATACATTCCAATAAATACAAGAATAATGTTGTTTGCAGGCATTCTGCAGGCAGAAAAGGGAAGCTAAGATCAAACTGTTTATTGCAATTTATACTTTTAGCTCTACCTGGTGCTTGATATTCTAATTTTTGCAAGATGTTGCTTACAAGTGGGGGGCTTTTTTTGCAAATATTGCAGGTGTTTTACAATAACAGAGACTGTAGATCTAAGCTCCCTTCCTCCCCTGGAGTAAGTAAATGACCTTACACAATCAGCTAGATTATGTTTAGCTATTATAAAGGGGAATTTGAAAGAAGTCATCAGCAGGATAGACAATAAGCACTTGGCTGGAATTTGTAAAATCCCTGCCAGCTCCTGACTGTGAAAAAATGTTCTCCTGAACACAAAATAAACACAGAAGTGGCAAAAACAATCGCAAGAGATCCATGGAAAGGGACATaagataaatgtaaaaaaaaaatcaagagcccAGTGCATGATAATAGAAAAGATCCATGAACGTATCAAAATTCATTGCCTCAATGGCTGAAGAAACAAGATGAAACAATCCACCTTTGGGAATCATTTCaaagcagggtctcaatgcaCCGTAAATACTGCACATAAATTGCCAGATCCTCAAGTGTCATAAAGCAGTGTCATTCCATTGATTATAAATTCTCAGGACCAGTTCAAGTGATGAAATAGGCTTTTCCCTCCTCACTACCATTAGATGGATACCAAGCTTAAGAccattggaccagatcctcagttggtgtaaattggcgtTACTCTATCAAATCAATGCTAGATTGATGGCAATGAGAAGTAGTGAATTTCTCTTTGCACGGACTCGATACAGCACAGAGAACAACTTAAGCTAAGCTCCGCCCTTCACTGCCAACGTGTTGTTAGCCACCTTTTGGACGGATTCCCCACATGGATGAAGGGTAGTTTGGTCCCCAAACCAATTCAATTCTTCTTCACTGGCAGTCTTAGCACAGTGAGTGATGCTTGTTAGTGCAATGAAGGTGGTTAGAGATAAAGCAGGACTTGTATGTGAAGCTGTGCCAACAGAAGCCCTCACCTTCTCCTGCATCTAGTCTCTACTCTGTCCCATTTCCCGTATCTCCTGCCTGGGTCACACATAGCAAGTAGGGAAAGCCATCTGCACTAGCTTCAATCCCATTGGAAACAATGGTGGATGGTAGCACTATTTAGCAGGGGCAGTCTCATTTCCACCTCCGAATGCTGTCGGGAGAGGGCAGCCATCTCAGCAGAGAGGAgcctggcttcagccccactacGAACTAAAGATGGTAGTTGCCTTTGCTAAGAAATGACTAGTTACAAGCAAAGGCCAGCTTTCTCTTGAACATCtttaaataaataaccctcaactAGTCTTATTTATGACTTACTGTATTTAAAAACACTGACTTAAAATTCAGAGGCAGCTGTTAAATTCTCTTACAACTGTTGGTGCTCTAGTTAAGCCCAAATCTTTTTGAAGATTATGATTTACATTCCTAAATTAATTTctcaaattaaaatgtaaaaggtTAATAATGAAGCAAAAAATGGAACCTCTACAAATGCCAGAATCCTCTGTGCTTGCTGTAGTGACTTACTCGGCCTAGGGCCTCTCCCGGCTCAAGGGGAGGCGGGTGAAATGCTTGTCTACTAGGAACAGAACCAAGCTTAAACCATTTGCATTGCATAGATCACTGTACTGTCAGATAGCATCACTTGATTACCACAGACGTGAGACGGAGTCTGACATTACCTACAGGTGAAAGGCTCGATTACCAGCCCTCTAAGACAGCTATTCCTCTTATTTAGTAATGTAATAAAAATGCCAGTAATATCCTATGGACTTAAGCTTTAAATGTACCCTAAAATCCACAAATCATACAGAAATAAGTGAAGTTGATATGTCAGAGCTTCTCAGAAGAAAAAGCCCTGCAGAATCAAGTTACAATACACAAGACaaatattttgaaacatttttatttaaatattaaataacacATCAATCATTTTGGTGTACATTTCTCATTTTAACATAAGAAATAAAATGATCTGTTCAGTCATGGTAAAAAATAAACTATACATCTTAATTAAACCAATCACATAGTGTCTTTAAATAGCCTATTGCATTGCAGTCTGCAGAACAGCACTGTCAAGATATCTACAAAAACCAAACATTAAAAGTGACCTCTTTCTGCTCCAGGAATAAATTCCAAAGAGGCTCTACAGCAattggaaaaggaaaaaacaaacagaaaaacctaTGAAAGTAAAGTGCTTGTCATTGCTTAGAACAGGAAACAAAAGACGCTCTGTGGCCTTTGATCTATGgcattaaaacaaatgtaaaaaagaaaacaattctGTGTATTAAGTACGTGTGCTATCTCATGAGACTATGGCAAAGTTGCTGCTCTGTAATGAGCTGgtttcttctctccctcctccctctccccctttaaaaaaaaaaccaaaaaaaaccaaaaactttgcAAATTAGCATGAGACTTTGGTGTTTTCTCCGCTGCAAGGCACCAGTCGAAGATTCAATCTAAGTAATTTCCCTACACCTTGAAGCTTCCAGACCAcgtaccagcagcagcagcaagctagAGATATATCAATACAGACACGCAGATACTGTACACAGATAAAAAGGTAATTTATGAAAAGCCACAGACACTGAGCCACATAACACCTTTACCCCTTCCCCCTCAAACCAATTAACCTGGTTGatctttggcttttttttttttaaagtaggatttgttttttgttttgttttttttttaaacatgtaatACTGCAGGTTGCAAGAAGCCAAGGTAACTTGAAGGCACCCTGTGTCACACTAAAGAGCTGGGTCCTTTAAGCATTTAGATAGAATGAAACTATTTTTCTGACATTCGGATGGTAACTTTTGGCTAAGCTGGCTCACTGCTTGCTCACCTGCTACCAAAGCTGAACCCTCACCCCACCAATTCTTGTAGGAAGTTGTGGTCTATTATCCCCTTTATACACACGAACTTCCACTGACACCAACAGAAGTCACACTATCAGAGAGGGAGTTTACACCAGAAACACAATAAAAGCATATTACAAAGTATAAAAAAATAAGTAGTGTATATATTGTTTTCTGCTTCCTATTTATACACATATACAGTATTAAAAACCATACATAAAAACACCTAATCAAAAACCTCATTGATAAtatgccaaaaaaaacccaaacaaaccaaaaaaccaaaaacgaACACTCAAAGATTGTGCTGTTTCACTCAGTTTTAATAGTTTTGTTCAGAAATAGCTGTACTCCTTTAGAGTAGAATTCTGTTCTAGCctattccttttgtttttgtaCAATTATAACCTAGATATTGCACGTTTCCCAAGAGTCAGTTCTAGCTGGACCCTGATAATGAAATGCGTAAAAACGTAATTAGCAGCAGAAATAAAATGTGCAGCACTAAGAAATATCCCTCAGGCAACTTCAAAGGCAACATCTGGGGGGCTTTTTGAAAGAAATCattccaccccacagcccaattTTACTAATTTCAATCCCAGTGCCTCTGCAGGAATACAGGGAAAACAACTTAGACAACATTTATGAAAAGATTCCTAGAGATttagaacaaaaccaaaaaagacATTACACAATTTGGATCATCATATCAGGGGATAAAATTCTGAAAGAGATTAATTGCTTCTGTGCTAACAATTAGAACTTTTTTTTAGCTGTTCTAGCTGATAGATCAAGCAAGAAGTTCACAGTTTTCATTTAAAGCATAAGTGTTTTTAGGGAGGAGGTGTTGGTTCCTTTAAAGTGAGTAtcaactaaacaaaaacaaatggcaATGCTTCCATTTTTAATTTTATCAATGCATAATGTTGCATGCCACTGGTTTTTTTAAGAGGTAATCAGCTTCACAAGCCCATAAATGAATATTGTGAAAAAGGGAGGCTCTGGTCCCTTCTTTGAAAAGCCTCTCCCTGCTGTGTCACCACTACTGACAGCTGTTAAAGTCTTGCATAACAGCAGAGCTGTATTGGTCTGACTTGAGTACAGTACCAAAGTGTTCTACCCGGCCTCATCcatccctgctcccaccccctaCCACCCCTCATTTCACCCTTCATTTTCTTCAAAAACGTTTTTCAGTTTCTATTCATATTTGTTCAGTGCAAGAATAATAGAAGCCAAAAGACATACATATTGCTTGTTTCAGTTCTATAAAGTTGTTAGCTTTCTGAACCAGACAGCCTCTTCACATACTTCAAAATTTATTGCTTCTGAGAGTCACTCATCCACACGCCACCAGCCATCCATGGAACTAATGCTGTGGAACGATGGTggaagttctttgcaaaaataaaagAGGTGTGTGAGCTACAACAGCAGGAGCTCTCATTTCACCAGGACAAACTTCCCTAGCTGGGTGGAAGTGAGGTCCTCCATTTCACAGTCCCCATTCTGCAAAGTGACAGCATCATAGCTCGGAGACTGCACAGAGAAATTCTGTTGCTGAGAGAAGTTGTTGGTGGTGATCGGAGAGACATTGCTGCTGATATACAGCTGGGTGTCTAGAAGATGAGCAGCTGAAGACACTGGTGAGACACTGACTCCAAAGAGGTGAGGTTGGAGCAGCTGGGTGTTGCCACCAAATGCCAGCTCAAATGAGTTCTCCCTTCGTAGCTCTGACAGCAGAAGAGAGTTAGATGTTTTGTAAGTGTCTGTACTGTCAGGAGAGAGGATGCAGTGTGTTGCAGACACCCGAGAGGGCTGGTGACATGTTGGCTGGATCAACTGGTGATGCTGTAATTGGAGCATTCTGAATAGGATTCAAGAGTGAAGGAAATTAATACTTCTTGATCACGCTGTTCTTCCCTGTAGCACTTCCCCAACCATTACTGACCTTACTGGTGCATTTAAAGCAACAGTTTAGCAAAGCTAGATACAAATATGGTAATCTTTGGACATTACAACAGCATAATCAGGTCACAATTTGGTCTGCTATGAATATACATTTAAGTGACTAAGGACTGTGCTCCACTTGTGAGCTGTAACTACCAAATTACAAGGCTCTATATCCATGCCACAGGAAAGTTGAAGAAAGGGGAAAGAATCTTTCCcccaaattaaacaaaaataaagcttTGACAGGCAGAAGTAGTATGTTTTGCCCTTCCAATACATATGGCTTTTGATGTGACTATCTTAAAATCTACATGATGATCTTAAAACCTAAGGGCTCCTGTGAAATATGTAGGTCAGCATCATACTCATTTCACAAATAACTTCTCTGTAACTCTGCTTATATAAGAGGCTTGTCTGCTGTCACATGgcaagagccaggaagagaacccagtaGTCCTAACCCTCAACCTCGCTCCCTAACCAAAAACGAGGTATTATgaaaaaatgaacatttctttGCAGAGGAAGTTCAACACGGAGTATAATGTCCTTACAAACAAATGGTATGTCCCTGCCTTGTTCGAGTCTCTATACTAAGTACGCTttctcacctctgctgttgcagCACCTCCTCGAGCAGGCTTCGGCCCTCTCTGCTGCTTCCTCCGTTGCTGTACATGCACGTGTTCTGCTGAGAATGCTGGAAAGGGCTCATGCCACTGCGTGCTGCCCGAGCGGATGAAGACTGGCACACTTGACGAGCAAAGCCCTTGATTTTGTTCAGCCCAAGGAAACCTTTGGCTCTAGCATTCTTTCGTAACTGTTGTCTAAATGCCTTCAAGCCTAGAAGCAAGAAAAAATTTTTAATTCATCATTAGTGTTTTGCCTGGATGCCCATCTGGGTGCTTCACTTATCAGCAATTCCCAGCCTCTCTGGGCAACTGCACTAGTTTACCAGCGTGAGACTTCAGGTGAACCAGACACTTCACATTCAGCTGCATGCCCTATGGTCAGCAATGAAGCTTATGCACGTGCAAGACTGTGGTTTGGAGCAGCTCAAGCATGACCATAGATTGGGGTATGTACAACTAGATTGGAAGTGGGCAGTACTGGTGTGCCGGACTCAATGTAACAGAGTGGAACACCTAGGATAGCAGTCACAAAAATGGGAAATTCTATATTGGTACGTGGAGCCAGCATTTGGGAAACCTCTGGTGTAGGTGACTTACATGAAGTCAAGTTATCCTTCATGTTGTATGGCACTATCATGATGGACACCACAGAAAGCCCTAAGATCGATAAGTCAGAGTAAGCTTCCCAAAATATTACCCTGTGTTGCTAATTAGAAAAAAAGCATACAACCAGCTACACAGCAAGAAAAGAACTACCTTGAGTTAATGAGGTATCAGATGCACGTCTTCCTTCCTGGAAGCTGACAGGCAGCAGAGAAGCACCTCCCATGCAGTCCTGGGCTTGCAGCCCTGGAGTGTCAGATTGGAAAGTCAGAAATGGTGATGTCATCCTGGCTGTGGCTGGGTTACCAGTCATTACTTGATCTGCCAAACAGCTGCTCAGAGCCACTGAGCTGTTGTTTGAAGATGAGGTGAGGCAGCTGTCTGAACTAGTTCCTTCTGTGGGGCTTGTCGAAGAGGAAATGACTATGCCTACAGATgaaggggagaaggggaaggtgAAGAGAGAACATTTCCAAAATGGAGTACAGAAAGAAAAAGTTGCTGTCAGATTAGTCTGTCCACCTACACTGCAACTAAACATAACCTGCCAGCATCAAAAGTCTCAGATAACAACAGAACAGCAACTCATATTGTACTAGGACATGATTTCATCAAGGGTTGCTGAGGTCATAAATAATCTGAATTCAGTGTACACCTGCAACCTTGAGTGATCACACCCAATGTAGAATTTGGTTCCCTGAGATCAGCACTTACTATGTGCTATTTGGCGCTAGAGCCCTAACAtagatttttgggttttttttaattgcacaagGCTCTCTCCTGCTCCAGCTAAGTCAATGGCAACATTGCTATTGATTCCAATAGACAAGGGACCCTAACTCACTTTACCAGGTTTTACTGGGGTGGAGGGATGCAGGCAGGAGTTTGGAGGGTAtgatctaaagcagtggttcccaaacttgttccgccgcttgtgcagggaaagcacctggtgggccaggccggtttatttacctgccgcatccgctggttcagccaatcgcggctcccactactcacagatcgctgctccaggccaatgggagctgctggaagcggcggccagtacgtccctcgacccgcaccgcttccagcggctgccattggcctggagcagcgaaccactgggagccacgatcggccatacctgcggatgcggcaggtaaacaaaccggcctggcccaccaggtgctttccctgcacaagcggcggaacaagtttgggaaccactgatctaaagaaAGAACATTTATCTTTAAAAATACGTAGGTAACTACTAAAAAAGCTCCCAAACTACTGATAACTGGGGTCTCTCCCGAGTAATACAACTGGGCAATATTATGTAATTTCTAGGAGAGTTTTCAGAAACCatgttatttaaatttaaaaaatacccaAAGAGTGAACATTGCAGACCATTTATTACTGACCATAGTCCATCCCTCACAGCCCGTATTTCAGAGACCTTCCACCCTGCAGGACTTACATGGAGGGGTACACGGATAGAAATGAGTAGTGACTTCAGCCAGCgtgtgcctcctgctggtgttgCTGGGGAGGTGAAGAGGGTTGAATGCCTTGATTTCCTCCTCCAGTTCTTTCTCCTGCCTCACCTCCTCGCTAATGGTGGTTTCTAGCAAACTGTTGGGAGAAATGGAGCGATTCCTGAAGAGACCATTGAAGTTGGGATCCACAGGAAAGAATACTGGCTGCAAAGACATTAGAATACAGGAAATAAGtgaaaaactatttatttttgcaaaaatATTCTCATTTGTTAGAGCTTTGCAAAACCCTTCACTGTGCCTTTATTATGCACACTGTGATGAAAGGCACTGTGACATATTTATATCTTAATGTTTAaattttggggagggaggggtggagagcCAGAAGCAGGCAAGCGCTAAATATACTTTTAACCTTTGCCATGTCAAATTGATAGAACAATAAAAACCCATGGGTGACATTTAGCTGAGAGCACCAACCTGTAATGGACTGTTCATGTCACAATCCATTTCTGCTTGCAAGGATGACTGAATCAAGTTCTGAGGTTGATGGTAAAGCAGAGATGATCTCAGGGATTCACTTGCAAGGCTGTCTTGAGGCAGCTGAAAGCAAAAATAGATTTAGAGAAGGCATCCTATAAACTGCAGTTCAAAACCTCAAATGTTTTTTGCATACTGAGTTTCTAAAGCATCTTCCATCCAAGCTTCTCAAAGCATTTGGCAAGTATTAACAAATTTACCCTCCCAGCACACACATAAGTAGGAAACCATGAAACTCCGTTTCACAGATGGAAAAGCTGAAGTACAGAGAGGTTAAGACAACTGCCTGAGGTGACATAAGAAGTCTGTGGCAAGCAGACAATATAACCAGATCTCCTGATATCAGTTCTGTGTCTTAATCACCACCCCAACCAtccttttttgttaaaaaaagaatgaaagaaaagaaaatccaaCTGACTCATGGAATCTCTCTGAGGTGGCTTTAACAAGGAATCAGAGGAAGTTTCATTGCTGTGCTTCTGAAAGGGTATATTTCAAAGAGAAGCCTGATCACTTGGTGAATTATTGACCGGCACTGGAGAAAGACTGTTCTAAGGACCACAAACTAGTGCCAGTTATTAAGAAATGGTCCATTACTATTCAATCAAGCACCGAATTCAATCAGCAGCCTGCTGAAGAATGGAATATTGTACCCTCTAGCTTGAGGACAGAGATTAAGTTTGACTCAGAGGACCTCTCTATGGCTTTCTCATAACATTATGGGGAGCAATGTCGGCTAAATAAAGTAAATGATACAGCAAAGGAACAAAATAAGAATACCAGCAGATGTGACTTTATATTCGATAATTCACCTTCTTACCTCAATGTTGCTGAGCTCAGAGCTCCTTGGTCTTTGCTGACGGCCCGTCGCTGGACGATTGGACAACTGGTTGTTTCGGTACTCCTTGAGGCGCTCCAGGAGAAGGTAATAAATTGCAGCAAAATGGTTGTAGCTGCTGTTTTGTAGCGACTAGAAGATATGAAAAGGATTAAGACACAGATGAATCAACTTAAAGAACTCAAAAAGCAGCAACAGGGGATCATATTTTAACAGCACTGTTCCAATATTTTGTGAATAAGTTTTACTGAACATTATACAGTTACACTGAATCAAAGTTAGTTTTTGATCagacacacatatatataaaaataaaactgagtAGCTAACCTCTTGTTCTTTCCTAAGTAACTGATTTGCATGCAAGTGTTGTCTAACCATCAGCATTTTATTAGTCACCGAGCAAGTAGCTAAGAAGTATGCACCACTCATACTAGCAGGGCAAGCCAGAGCTCACCTCAACTGTTCTCCGCCTATCAATGCCAAGAGTCTGCATGATCCCAAGGACTTGCTCATTGTAGTCACCCAGGTTAGAGTTGTAGTTCTGCATGGAGAAGGACAAAGATTGCTGCTGTTGGAGAGAAGGGTCTGCTTGCATCCACTTGTGCTGCTTTATCTGGGCAATGGTTATTCGTTTAGTTGGGTCCACAACTAGCATCCGTCGGATTAGTGTTTCACAGTCTAGACAAAACAGAAAATGCCTTTAACTAGTGGTAAAAATAAGACAGCCACATACAAGAGGCTATTTGTTATTTTACTGCTGCATTTAGACAGCACTAGGAAGTCTCT
Proteins encoded:
- the SIK1 gene encoding serine/threonine-protein kinase SIK1; the protein is MVIMSDYTSVPTPNQAQRRPLRVGFYDIERTLGKGNFAVVKLARHRVTKTQVAIKIIDKTRLDPSNLEKIYREVQIMKLLNHPHIIKLYQVMETKDMLYIVTEFAKNGEMFDHLTSNGHLSESEARKKFWQILSAVEYCHSHHIVHRDLKTENLLLDASMNIKLADFGFGNFYKSGEPLSTWCGSPPYAAPEVFEGKEYEGPHLDIWSLGVVLYVLVCGSLPFDGPNLPTLRQRVLEGRFRIPYFMSQDCETLIRRMLVVDPTKRITIAQIKQHKWMQADPSLQQQQSLSFSMQNYNSNLGDYNEQVLGIMQTLGIDRRRTVESLQNSSYNHFAAIYYLLLERLKEYRNNQLSNRPATGRQQRPRSSELSNIELPQDSLASESLRSSLLYHQPQNLIQSSLQAEMDCDMNSPLQPVFFPVDPNFNGLFRNRSISPNSLLETTISEEVRQEKELEEEIKAFNPLHLPSNTSRRHTLAEVTTHFYPCTPPCIVISSSTSPTEGTSSDSCLTSSSNNSSVALSSCLADQVMTGNPATARMTSPFLTFQSDTPGLQAQDCMGGASLLPVSFQEGRRASDTSLTQGLKAFRQQLRKNARAKGFLGLNKIKGFARQVCQSSSARAARSGMSPFQHSQQNTCMYSNGGSSREGRSLLEEVLQQQRMLQLQHHQLIQPTCHQPSRVSATHCILSPDSTDTYKTSNSLLLSELRRENSFELAFGGNTQLLQPHLFGVSVSPVSSAAHLLDTQLYISSNVSPITTNNFSQQQNFSVQSPSYDAVTLQNGDCEMEDLTSTQLGKFVLVK